gagcaactccatattaatacccatgactttggaatgagatgtgtccacacacttttggtcatgtagcacATGTGccttaattttcaatacattcaaTCCATGATGCTTGAGGTAAATTAATTAATCCACATACACAGTGTCTCTAATTTATAaaatacagtaccggtcaaaagtttggacacacatactcattcaatttttctattttttactattttctacattgcagcataatagtgaagacatcaaaactatgaaataacacatatggaatcacatagtaaccaaaaaagtgttaaacaaatcaaaatatattttatacctaatatttttcaaagtagccaccctttgccttgatgacaactttgcacactcttgtcattctcttaaccagattcatgaggaatgcttttccaacagtatagaaggaattcccacatatactgagcacttgttggctgcttttccttcactctgaggtccccAAACCAtcgcaattgggttgaggtcgggtgattgtggaggccaagtcatctgatgcagcactccttcactctccttggtgaaatagtccttacacagcctggaggtgtgttttgggtcattgtcctattgaaaaatgtattattgtcccactaagcgcaaaccatatgggatggcgtatcgctacagaatgctgtgatagccatgctggtttattgtgccttgaattctaaataagtcacagacagtgtcaccagcaaagcacccccacaccatcacatctcctccatacttcacgatgggaacaacacatgcggagataatctgttcacctactctgtctcTCACAAAGTttcggcggttggaaccaaaaatcaaaaaTTTGGACTAATCTGACCAAAAGAccgatttccaccagtctaatgtccattactaatttttttttggcccaagcaagtctcttcttcttattgatgtgctttagaagtggtttctttgcagcaattcgaccatgaaggcctgattcacgcattctcctctgaacagttgatgttgagatgtgtctgttacttgaactctgtgaagcattttatttgggctgcaatctgaggtgcagttaaatgctgatttctgaggctggtaatgcTAATGAACTCTGGCTcttgatggactgtcgtttctctttgcatatttgagctattcttgccataatatggacttttggtcctttaccaaattgggctatcttctgtataccacccctaccttgtcacaacacaactagcaactgcaagctagctagctagctaaattgccataaatgtttaatgcttttcaaccagcCCCCAAATTAacataattggttcagagtttgtttagatatttcaacctgcgtgttgTGATTGCGTTTGGTGTGTGGGTCCAAATCAATTTGTGCATGTGCGTGTCCGGTTCGGGCATGGTGTTTTGGAGGAAATGGCACGCACAGGGATGAGACGCCATACACCTCGTCCAATTCTCCCTTGTGCCGATAGGGTGAACTGGAGATAAGCCAACCTGTATGCTCTGCAAACAAAATTATGAGAAATGTTAGTCTGATACCGAAACTAAATCACAATGTATTTACAATGAGCACGCCCCATTATTGGTTAGAATGAGATTTCATGAATGTTGTCTGCGATTTGAACTCCTGTCGTCTAATCTAAAGGTAAATGGGATCCCAACTTGGCAAACAGAGCTGATGATAAACATCATTATAAAATACTGAACACCTACCCACTACTGATATTAACCTTAAGCAATGTATAATCAAGCTAAATTTGACCAATTATTTAACTGGCATATCAGCTGCTGACTGGTCGAGTAACCTCTTCTGCCAGGAAGTCCTTCATATGGATTAGTAACATGTTCAATAAATACAttgccatccagacagactgacaggaacttCTGACTGCATAATACAGCCACCATCCTCTGGGATATTGTGCTGTATCGCTACCATCTCTCTACAACACACTCCTACTCTAGCCATTACCTGGCAGCATCCCCACTCACACCAGTTTGTGTTTGCCCTCGAGCTGAGGTGTTTCAGGCGGCATATCTGTGTTGTTACTACTACGAGAAGAAACTCTTTGATCTGGGGCAACGATCGGCTCAAACATGAACAGCTTCAGTAGGTTTATTGGCTCCCTAACTAACAATTATGTCATTCTCTGTAATAAACTCATTCTCAGACTTGGAGCTACTCTGTAAATTCAGACATTTTGGGGAATTCCAAAATGCTCTCTCCTGCCAGTGACGCAACAATGCCAATATGGTGATTTACAATTACAGTTAGATGGCATTCTTAATCATAGTGTTTCCATTTCCCTTTAATGATTTTCAAACTCCTCATATATCTTCTTACGAATCTTCTTATGTTTGGTCTGATGTCTGGTGCTAGGCAACCAATTTAGCTTGCTATCTAGCTAGCAATGGCAATCATGTTAGCATATTTCCTACTGAGATTACTGTTCTAAAATATGTACTTTGGTTTAAAATAATCTATACTGAAACTTTACTTTGACGTTTGACTggattaaacatgttcaattgctTATTCTCTCACCGCCCTTTATTTTCAAGAATCTAATTTCTTGTAAACTTTTTGCTTAAGGAGAAACATAAGAAATAGTGCAATTCCCTTTCCAATAACCTTTTTGAGGAATAGCAACTTTGCTTAACTTTCTTTAAGTTAATAATACATTTTTTCTTAAGACGattttgtgaatctgggcccagGTGACCAggtgacctcatgaagctggttgagagaatgccaagagtgtgcaaagctgtcatcaaggcaaagggtggctactttgaagaataggAAAGCAACAGGGATGAGGAGTTTTGACAAAGAAACTGGGGTCTATGAGTAACAAATATGAACATTTAAGGGTAGGATATGGATGTATCAGTACTTGATTGTTTCAATATTAGGGTATTGGCATGTGGGTGTTAGGATTAGGGTATGGGGCATGTCTGGGAAAATGTAGGAACAAATGGGTTAATATTATTGAATATGTATGTGTCCCCTTTCACTTCCCCACAGAGAAAAAAGAGGAAGAAACAGTATATGCTGAAGTTAAGGGAAGTGCAGTTACTCAACGGAATCCTGCCACAGCAGGTACATTTGAGAGATACCGAACTGCGGAAGATCTGCGTTATTGTGCAATTAGTCTCTCTAGATATCCGGGTTGTCTCCAAcaattaaaaaatgttttgctttAACATCGTCTGAACGGCAATTTGGCATAGAGGAATTATGTCACTGCCTATGCGAGTACCTTATCCGCTTGAATAAAATAAGAAATAGTAAAAAGCAAAATGTAGATATATTTCCTCAAATTATCCACCATTTACTGTTCAATTATTAGATTTCAACAAATTATGGAATAACGCTTACCATTAAATGTATACACTTATGCTAACAATTTGGCTATAATAACATGAATCTTATTTTTGCTATTCCTAGTGGATGAGAGGCCTGCTCTCCACTCTCAACCCTTTCGAGGAGTGGCAGTGTGTTTGGGTGTTCTTTGTGTCCTCTTGGTTTCAGCCATTATAGGCCTCTATGTGTACTGTGAGTATGTGGATCATAACATAATATGGATTGTGGAGTGGTGCAGGATGACACCATAGAGTAAACATGTCCTTTTCTCTCCGTAGTCAGCACTGCCCTGTCAGAGCACAACACAAAGTTGGTGAGGGAACTGGAGCAACTAACAGATGTGCGTGCATTCCTACTGGCGGCCAATCAGGACCTTACAAACCTCAACAGCAATCTGAGTACAGCCAATCACATTTTGCGGTGTGATTATAGCAAAGTAAGCACTGCAAACCAACGTTTAGCGGCTGAGAAAGAAGCATTgtcaagagagagggatagactgAACTGGAATCTTAAGTACATATATCAGTTTGAAATTTTTCCAGTCAATCAATATTGTTCACCAAAGGATGACGTAGGAGGTAAGCCCCCTTCCTGTTGGCCTTGTTTTCATCATAGTGTACACCACGTGTCAAACTCCCACGTGTCAAACGCCAAGTGTCAAACGCCAAGTGTCAAACGCCAAGTGTCAAACGccaagtgtctgcgggttttcgctccacccttgtacttgattgatgatttaaggtcactaattagtaaggaactcccctcacctggttgtctcggtCTTAATAGAAGGACAAAACTAAAACCTGAAGACACTCGGCCCTGcacggaatgagtttgacacccttaGTGTACACTAAAGACAAACTTTACACTTTCTATCTTACTCTGTAATATTGATAACACGCATGTAGTACAATTACCTAATAATTACCAACTAATAATTATTACCTGTAATTCTTCATTGTTGCAGAGAGAAAGTGTAACCCTTGTCAAAGAGGTTGGATGTTGTTCCAATCTAGTTGTTACCAGATTTTATACCATTCCAGTCCCTGGAAGACCTGGCAACAAAGCAGAGAGAATTGCAAAGAAAATCATTCTGATCTGCTTGTCATAGGAAGTCAAACGGAACAGGTGGGACAATGCTACAGACTAGAGTTTTGAGGGACAGATTCATTTCACATTTAAAGTGGATCTCCAAAAAAGTGAAATGGGAACTATATTATAATGTGTGATATGTAGATATGAGCTCAAGGTAAACCAGTTGTTACTGAAAAACAAAAGCACATTGGTCATTATACTGCTGCTACCTGTTATGCCTTTTGTTATTCTCACTCATTTGGACCTGATTAGACACATTTATTCGTAACGTTTAGACACTCTCTCCTGAAACTGTGGATTACCatataaaaatgtttttacttGTGGTTTCATTCATTTCACATTCAGGAATTCATTCATAACCACACTCAATACTACTTTGATATTCATCATGGATACTGGATCGGTTTGACTGACATAGCTAATGTCAACCAATGGCTCTGGGTTAATGGAAGTCACCAGACTGATGGGTAAGGACCTTTTCATTCAATATAAATACAACAAAGACGCATTGTTAAATCATTATTTGACTCAGTCATTTATTTTCATTCATGGCGGTGTTCTCTTTTCACAGGTTTTGGAAGAGACAAACTGGGGGGGGTAATTGCGTGTTAACTGTCCCAAATAATGCGCCTTTGGCTAATTGGAATGCTGAATCATGTAGCATGCAGAACCGTTGGGTCTGAGAGAGTAGAGCCTTACTATGGTCAGATTAAAATGCAGGGACACTCTCTTAAGAGGTATTCTCACATACTGAACTCATATTATTGCATCTCCACTTGAGAATTACATTGAGTTTTATTCTTCTAATTTAAGGACCCCTGCATCTGTCTGTTGTGGTCAATTCGAATTcactcaattcaggaagtgattttaatttaaaatTTACAATGGAAAACCTTCATTAGCTGACTTCAATTTGAATTGACCCCAATCTGTTTCTGTTTGTATGTTTTTGAATCAAGGATCTGTAGTAATGTAGCTATAGAGAAGTTAAATAATGTTCCGTTTTGACCTTTCATATAAATCAGGCATATTTTCTTTAATGTCAATCATTTCACTTTGACAATACATGTATGGCCTTCTATTTTCTTACTGTATTATGTTCGTAGTGTTTTAGAATAACATTTGTTTTGGCCTTTTCATAGATCAGAAATCATATCATATTCAGTTTACAAAGCAAAGCAGGACTTGTCTTCCAAGATTGTCTTCTTTCGATTTTGAAAGATCTTACTTAGCATATGAAGTACAAGTTAAATACATGGAATGGAAGTTAAGTTTTTAATGAAATCACTGTTTTAGAAACTATACAATACTTCTAAATCAGCAGCTTTAGGCACTTGATTAAATCTTTATTTAAAGCAGCAATCAGGAGTTGAAACCGTAACAAAGTATATCCCCGcccctgttttggtaaaaagaaaaaaaaggctgagggatggggctggagaaatgttacCACTGTCAAATTCATAGAAGGAGCCATGGATGCAATgcctgaccatccatgatatcaaaatgatagttttaaccatgttatgaggctatgtagtgtttgtttacatgtatTTTGATGACAAACATTGGAGGAAAACAAGCTTATATCTTTGGTTCTGATGGAGAATCACAGTTGAAcgaagctcatgaggcatttataagttatattctttaagaatcaatgggtacatatcagtAATTTAAGTCCAAAATTGATTCCTCTTTAAGCATCATGCAAATGTGTCACAGAGAGTAGTAAGGAAAGCTCATTGAGCAAAAGACGGGCTCCAATCCTTTATTCAGCCCATCAATTATCCAATAAGATGAATTTGATAAGATTACTACATTTTTTTACACAAAATAGTCTCAATCTTTATCAGATAAACTAAAAACCATTGTGTCCATATTTAATTAAATAATTGCAAATGTATATGCAGAGACGGTCTTCTACAAAACAGTAATGTCAATCAAATCATGAATTTCTCCAAGTGACTGACTCAGACGCTAATATCAAAAATAAGAAGTCGTCCAAGAACCAAGAGGATTCAGCGGAGATAGTGTGTTCTAACATAGAGAAACCAACCAATCAGAAACTGCGGTGGACTCTCCTCCGAAAAAGAAATTGGATGCAGCAATAGAGGAGAGCGAGATGAAGGGAGAACCGTAGAGGAACCTAAAATAAAAAGGTAAAAACAAAAAATGCAAAGAGGACAAGCAGACAGTAGGGGACAGGTAACATGAGTCCATACctctaaaaaataaatacaatggaACAAGATTTATGAGGACTTGCCTAAGATTGTTGGAGAGGCAAATAGGTCAGGCATTTAGGAGCTTGTGGTCAGAACTCCAATGTTCACTTCAACTCAGACACATGAAACCATCATATGAAACACAGTATATTTGAATCTGACATTATTGCAAAACCATGAAAAAAGGATGCTTTGTTTCCTGTCAACAACAGACTTTCAACAATCTACTTCATAGTGGAATGGATATTAGAAAGAATTGTGTGCATCAACTGGTGTTTATATACCGCTTCTTGTACGGTGGTCCTGTATTGTTAATATTCTCAACATGGTTGTTTTAAACAATGCTACATCAGATAAAAGGTTGCTAGATATGAGCATAGTAGTGTCCATGTTTATTTGGAATAAACAAATGGCGTAGCTATTTTCTCAGATCCATTTTGACCGCAGTACTACCCTCTGGTGACAGTATTCAACATTGCAACAGCCCCACGTCCATATTGTACAGTAGCAACCCCGCTTCCATTCAACCTCCTAGGGTTGGCTCAATAGTGTACTGAAGATCTACTGCATTCATATGGGAAATGACTTAATATCTATTGCAGACAAATTGGAAAACTGTTACATTTTCTGACATCTTAGCAAGTCAGGGAATTTCCTTGAACTTGTAACCAGTCAATGTGGCTCGATCTACTTATTTTTTAAGAATCAATCAGTGACTGGAGGGTATGGCAAGTCTTCAGAGATATGCTCACCCTAAAACAAGAGAGGAATGAAAGACAATCGTATTTCTGTTTCCCACAGCTATAGAGCTTTCCATATTGAGTAGCACACAGCAATGTTACCATCATGACACGTAAACATACATTTCCCTTTTGAGTCAGATGTGTGAATCTGTACAGTGAAATGTCTGTCTGTGAAGTAACCTCATCGCCAGGCTCAATTACTACAGTGACAGAGAGCCGGCTGGGTGGAGATTATCTGTGAGTAATTAATGCAGACCAGAGTCAACCCAGAAGTACTTATACAGATCCTATTGGGGATAACAACAGTAGTCGCACTTGTAGAAATGAAGCGTATCGAATCACGCTTCAGACCAGCTTGAACAAAAAAGGGAATCCCAAAAAGCCTTCCTCATCCCAGGACACTTCAACaggtaaataaatacatttaaataaacggaaaaataaagaaaaaaggcGCTCATGAAGGCGTCCAATGACGAAACAGAAGCCTGTTTGCTTTAAATGAAACAGATCAATGCAGACCGAGAgctatttttctttattttcctgATAGTCACCTGTTGCAAAGTCCCGGAGTAAGGAATGCTTTTTAACAGTAGTCACACGTGTATTTCAGACAGCGTTGGTTATGGTTTTATTTGTGTCTGAAGGATGCCAGAAGAGCTGCATTACTCTACagtggtttaaaaaaaataaaaaatgtcttcACCAAAAGGTGAGTCTTagcatttctttctctcttcatctatCTTACTCTCTTATAGTGCATTTCTACCAATTCAGCTCATTCTCACTGCCAGACCTAGCAATAAAACGGTTTTACTTAAATTGCCATGTTTTTAAATGTTCAAATTGATGGATGCTTAAAGCAAGCAAGCCAGTTATGGCAGCTATTAATTCCAGATTTGAATGTTTTACCAATTCTGTGTTGGAGAACATTGATGCCAAATTAATTGTAAATTAAGGTTTAATCAAGTACCTCTCTGTGTAAAAACTAATGAATAATCTCCCTCTCCCACAAAATAAAAGAGGAAAAGAAAGAACATATGCCATATATTGAATTAAAGGCAAGGTGCACCCAGTCAACCTGGTCCCGCCACAGCATGTGTTAAATAAGAGCTCAATATCCACCACTTATTGTTCAATTATTTGACTCCTTTGAATAATAGCATACTGTCAGATTCACTAATGAAGCATATTAAAATGTAGCTATAATGCACTCCTATCTTTGCTATTCCTAGTGGAGGAGGGCCCTGCTCCCCACTCTCAAACCTTTGGAGGAGTGGCATTGTGTTTGGGCGTTCTTTGTGTCCTGTTGGTGTCAACCATTTTACCTCTCTGTGTCTACTGTGAGTATGTGCATCATAAAGACATAATAATATGGAATTTGGAGAGGTGCAGGTTGAGTAAACATGTCCTTCTCTCCACAGTCAGCACTGCCCTCTCAGAGCACAACACAAATTTGGTGAGGGAACTGGAGCAGCTAACAGATGAGCATATATCCCTACTGGCAGCCAATCAGGACCTAATGAATCTCTACTGCAAGCTGAGTGGAGCCAATCACATCTTGCAGAGCGATTACATCAAAGTGTCTACTGAAAACCAGCAATTGAAGGCAGAGAAGATGAACTTGTCAAGAGACAGGGATGGGCTCAACTGGACTCTTGGTGTCATATTTCAGTTGAAGAATTTCCCAGTTGATAACTACTGCCCATATGAAGATGCCAACACCAAAGGTAATATTTCCTCATTCATTTTAATTGTTTCATATGCTGATGGTCTAGAATGTGTCAGTGATAGTGTTTTTGACATTTAAAGTAACAAACTATGTAGCTGGGCGTAGTGGTCCTCTTTTGCCCAGTTgatagagcatggcacttgcaatgccaggatagtgggtttgattcccaggacCACTCGTAGaacaaatgtatgcacgcatgactaagtcTCTTTGgacaaaagcatctgctaaatggtatatattaatattattataataCTTTGCATGTTTCATGTTGCACAGATAGAGCGTGCAAAccttgtcaagttggctgggtgcTGTTCCAATCCAGTTGTTACCTGTTTCTGCACATTAAAGTCCCCTTCGGTCACCTTTGGAGGACCTGGCAAGGAAGCAGACAGCACTGCAAAAACAACAACGCCGATTTGGTTGACATAGGCAGTCAAGAGGAACAGGTAGGACACTACTACAGGTAAATGCTTTAAGGGAGATTCACACAGCCTTTAAAGGGTTGCTCAAGCAATACAAATGTACAAAAGTAGGAATAGGAACCATATTAAAATGTGATATATAGCTACTGAATGTTCATGGAAACACCCTCATAACATGAAGTTCATTAACACTGCTACAACTGTGCTCCTTGTTATACGGTATGAAAGTGGTACTTCCTGTTGTCTCGTTTTGTAGGCTAAGAATGGGCTTCAAATAAGACTTTTCTAACTTTTGGCAATGTGTCGTACTTCTTGAGCTTCAAATATTTTGATAAAAGTAATCGGCTGTGAGCTAATCAACACATGAATATGAATAGAAttgtgtatataatatatataagtaatacactgagtgtacaaaacattaggaacaccttccaaatattaAGTAGCACCCCattttaccctcagaacagcctcaatttgtcagggcgtggactctacaaggtgttcgaAAGCGTTCAACAGGAATTCTGGCCCCATGTGGacaatacttcccacagttgtgtcaagttggctggatgtccttggggtggtggactattcttgataaacacaggaaactgttgagtattAAAAAAACAGCAgccttgcagttcttgacacactcaaactggtacACCCtagcacctaccaccataccccattcaaaggcacttcagaaaatcttgcccattcaccctctgaatggcacagacGGTCCATGTATCTAGGCCTAAAATCCCTCTTTAACCTGTCTACTCACCTTCATCTACaatgattaaagtggatttaacaagtgacatcaataagggatcatagcttttcacctggtcagtctgtcatggaaagagcacgtGTTCCTAatgtgcactcagtgtatttaATTATATAAGCTTGAAGCCCATTCAAAAAAGTAGGGGACTGACAACAGGAAGTACTTTCATACTGTATTATCTTTCATTTGGACTAGATAAGATACATTTATCCATAACATTTAGACACGGTCACACTGCCTCACAAAACTTTGGATTACTGTTGAATATATCCTGTATTTATTTTAATCTACTTGTGGTTTCCTTAATTTCTCATTCAGGAATTCATTCTCAACAACACTCAAGCCTACTATGATGAAGATCATGGGTACTGGATCGGCCTGACTGACATAGCAGAAGACGGTCAATGGCTTTGGGTTGATGGACGTAATCAGAATCTGACTGATGGGTAAGGACATTCCAAAGAAGCATGTTGCCTAAAACAATTCTTCACGAAGGGCTGGATTCAATTGGCATCGCAGAAGATTCGCAAAATTTTAAATCAATGTTCGCAGACTGCATTCATGGTCAACGCTGCATGCCCACCCAATTGGAAACCATTACCTTAAAATCTTAACGTGGCTCTTCCGCGATACAGATTGAATCCAGCCATAAATCATTGTTTTTTCATTCATTGTAGGATTTCTTTTCACAGGTTTTGGAAGATTCAACCTGTATGGGGTCGCGATTGTGCTTTAACTAACCCAAACAATGCACCTTTGGCTAATTGGAATGCTGCATCATGTGGCCAGAGAAACCGATGGATCTGTGAGAGTAAAGCATTAATATGGTCAGGATAAATTGAGCCACGTTCAGTCAAAAAAATCTATTGTATAGCAGTGTATAACAATTTTTAAATAGAACACTTGTGTAGGGCTTTCATAGGTTCCgttaattttttaaataattgctGTTTTATAAGCGATGCAAAATCAGCAGCTTTAATTGTCACTTCATGTAAATGTACCTCAGAGTAGTAAAGAAAGTTAATTGAGCAAAGAAAATGCATTACTGTGCTCAAATGTAGCAACCTCATATCTGATGTTGATATCACATTGTTTAAAACAGCCATGTTGAGAATATTAATACAAGACCACCAGACAAGTATAAAAACACCAGTTGACgctgaaatatatattttcttataCAGTCTGTAGCTGAATTTTTCCATACAAATAAATGTTGACAAGAAACAAAACATCCTTTTTGCATGGTGTTGCAATAATGGACATTGAGCGTTAATTAAAAATATACTTAATTTCATTAGATGGTTTCATGTGTCTGAGACGTATTAGAGCGCTGACCCAAATCCCTGACCCGTTTCCTCTCCAACTAGTCCTCATCAATCTGGTTCCTGTTGTTTAGCTTTCTTCTATTTTTTAGAGGTATGAGTCCGATACATCATGCaacctgtcctctactgtctgcttGTCCTCtttgcattttttatttttaccatttATTTTAGGTTCCTCCTACACCGTTCTCACTTCCTCTATTGCTCCATCCCGTTTCTTTTTCTCTTTTGGAGGGGAGTCCACCAGGTTCCGATTGGTTGGTTTCTTTATCAGAGTGTTCCATCTCCCCAGCCACCAGAGCCACCTCTGTTCTTGGAGGACAACTTCTTGGTAGTAGTGTCTGATTCAGTCTGTTGCTGAGTGGCACCTTCTCCCTCTGAAGCCTCTTCACAGCCACCTCTGGCTTAACGCCCTATAGAAATGACAGCAGTTTCACACCTCTCCATTTAGATGACAGCTCTCGCCCTCTTACCAACACATTCCTCTGTTTTGAACGTTTCCTCTTGGTTGGCTGAGCGTTGTCTGCTGTATTATCTTCCACAGAAGATAATAGTTCTTCCTCTACAGGAACCACTGCCACCTCTCCAGTGTTCTCCTTTGAACTTCCCTTTATTTCCATGTTGGTACTTCTGGAGACAACAGCAGAATCAGCATTCTTTTCAGCCACATTCTCACGGGTATCCTCAGTGATTCTTCCTCCCCTGGGTCTCACCCGTCAGTTCATCCTCGGAGATCTGGGCAGCTGGCTGGGTGATGGGGTGACATTATCTGGTGTTGCAGCCGCTAGTTGGTTTTTCTTACCATACTTTGCCATGAACTCTTGCTCCTGCTGCTCCAGTCTGGCTAGCTTGGCACTCATGGTAAGGCCATATCTGGCTCCTATGTGGCGAACAGGAATAGGGACAAACAATGTTTAGCTTCCTTATTAAGATATGCAAGACCAGGTTCAAGGCCTTCACCAACAGCATGCACCAAGATAGAATACACATTCATGTGATTTGTTTATGGTTTATTACAAACTTATTGGTGACAAGCAAAATACTTACTTGTGAGCGGTGCGTCCTCCACAAGCCTTCACCAGGTCAGCGTCAAAGGGAAATAACATTTATTATTTAAACCTGTGAGTACATAAAACCACTGTCGTTAATCTTCACATTGATATGAAAACAAATAACCTTCAAACTGATATCAATCCCTGTATGGTGGTGGATGGTATTGGGCAGTGAGGTTCTTACTTGGCGGTGCTGGAGAGTTCCAGTCTCTGGTCCTCGTCGtcagagctgctgctgtcatcTGTACTGGAAGACTTCTACTCTGGCTGCTCCAGTCCTGCCAGGAGGGTGG
The window above is part of the Oncorhynchus masou masou isolate Uvic2021 chromosome 30, UVic_Omas_1.1, whole genome shotgun sequence genome. Proteins encoded here:
- the LOC135522257 gene encoding asialoglycoprotein receptor 2-like isoform X1; translation: MSSPKVEEGPAPHSQTFGGVALCLGVLCVLLVSTILPLCVYFSTALSEHNTNLVRELEQLTDEHISLLAANQDLMNLYCKLSGANHILQSDYIKVSTENQQLKAEKMNLSRDRDGLNWTLGVIFQLKNFPVDNYCPYEDANTKDRACKPCQVGWVLFQSSCYLFLHIKVPFGHLWRTWQGSRQHCKNNNADLVDIGSQEEQEFILNNTQAYYDEDHGYWIGLTDIAEDGQWLWVDGRNQNLTDGFWKIQPVWGRDCALTNPNNAPLANWNAASCGQRNRWICESKALIWSG
- the LOC135522256 gene encoding C-type lectin domain family 12 member B-like, translated to MSEELHYSTVVFKNPIISLLEEKKEEETVYAEVKGSAVTQRNPATAVDERPALHSQPFRGVAVCLGVLCVLLVSAIIGLYVYFSTALSEHNTKLVRELEQLTDVRAFLLAANQDLTNLNSNLSTANHILRCDYSKVSTANQRLAAEKEALSRERDRLNWNLKYIYQFEIFPVNQYCSPKDDVGERKCNPCQRGWMLFQSSCYQILYHSSPWKTWQQSRENCKENHSDLLVIGSQTEQEFIHNHTQYYFDIHHGYWIGLTDIANVNQWLWVNGSHQTDGFWKRQTGGGNCVLTVPNNAPLANWNAESCSMQNRWV
- the LOC135522257 gene encoding C-type lectin domain family 12 member B-like isoform X2, translating into MSSPKVEEGPAPHSQTFGGVALCLGVLCVLLVSTILPLCVYFSTALSEHNTNLVRELEQLTDEHISLLAANQDLMNLYCKLSGANHILQSDYIKVSTENQQLKAEKMNLSRDRDGLNWTLGVIFQLKNFPVDNYCPYEDANTKDRACKPCQVGWVLFQSSCYLFLHIKVPFGHLWRTWQGSRQHCKNNNADLVDIGSQEEQVGHYYRNSFSTTLKPTMMKIMGTGSA